A genomic window from Punica granatum isolate Tunisia-2019 chromosome 2, ASM765513v2, whole genome shotgun sequence includes:
- the LOC116197978 gene encoding 1-aminocyclopropane-1-carboxylate oxidase, with protein MECFPVINMENLNGEKRAITMEKIKDACENWGFFEIVNHGISHELMDAVESLTKGHYRKCMEQRFRELVASKGLEAVQNEVTDMDWESTFFVRHLPESNISEIPDLEDEYRKAMKEFALKLEKLAEELLDLLCENLGLQKGYLKQAFYGSRGPTFGTKVGNYPPCPKPDLIKGLRAHTDAGGIILLFQDDKVSGLQLLKDGKWVDVPPMRHSIVVNLGDQLEVITNGRYKSVLHRVVAQTDGNRMSVASFYNPGSDAVIYPAPALVEKEAEEANEVYPKFVFEDYMKLYAALKFQAKEPRFEAMKAVGATINLGPIATA; from the exons ATGGAGTGCTTCCCAGTCATTAACATGGAGAACCTCAATGGTGAGAAGAGAGCCATTACCATGGAGAAGATCAAAGATGCATGCGAGAACTGGGGTTTCTTCGAG ATTGTTAATCATGGGATATCCCATGAACTGATGGATGCGGTGGAAAGCCTGACGAAGGGCCACTACAGAAAGTGCATGGAGCAAAGGTTCAGGGAGTTGGTGGCAAGCAAGGGCCTAGAGGCTGTCCAGAATGAGGTTACCGACATGGACTGGGAGAGCACCTTCTTCGTTCGCCACCTCCCCGAGTCGAACATCTCCGAGATCCCAGATCTCGAGGACGAGTACAG AAAAGCTATGAAGGAGTTCGCACTGAAGCTGGAGAAGCTGGCCGAGGAGCTGTTGGACCTGTTGTGTGAGAACCTGGGATTGCAGAAAGGGTACCTAAAGCAGGCATTCTATGGTTCGAGGGGTCCAACCTTTGGCACTAAGGTTGGCAACTACCCGCCGTGCCCTAAGCCCGACCTGATCAAGGGACTCAGAGCCCACACCGATGCCGGCGGTATCATCCTTCTCTTCCAGGATGATAAGGTCAGTGGCCTCCAGCTCCTTAAGGACGGAAAGTGGGTTGATGTTCCACCCATGCGCCACTCCATTGTCGTCAATCTCGGAGACCAGCTCGAg GTGATCACCAATGGAAGGTACAAGAGTGTGCTGCACCGGGTGGTGGCACAGACTGACGGGAACAGGATGTCCGTAGCCTCGTTCTACAACCCTGGGAGCGATGCGGTTATATACCCAGCTCCGGCATTGGTGGAGAAAGAGGCAGAGGAGGCCAACGAGGTCTACCCAAAGTTCGTGTTCGAGGACTACATGAAGCTCTACGCAGCGCTCAAGTTCCAGGCAAAGGAGCCAAGGTTTGAAGCCATGAAAGCTGTTGGAGCAACCATCAACTTGGGTCCGATTGCCACTGCATAA
- the LOC116196427 gene encoding E3 ubiquitin-protein ligase COP1 yields the protein MEEVSTGALVPAVKPEPVSSSAAVAEHSSGATATTIAAAFAVGPPSSASELDKDFLCPICMQIIKDAFLTSCGHSFCYMCIITHLRNKNDCPCCGHSLTSNQIFPNFMLDKLLKKTSARQIAKTASPVEHFRVALQQGCEVSIKELDTLLVLLAEKKRKMEQEEAERNMQILLDFLHCLRKQKVDELNEIQNDLQYIKEDINAVERHRIDLYRARDRYSVKLRMLGDDPTVRKPWPSLLEKSTSGFMSSPISGRGSLSSENLQNKKVDSKGQASSHGLQRKDAHSGSDSQPINQSSLAILRKKRVHAQFNDLQECYLQKRRQLANQPHVQEDWDKNVIHREGYNAGLSHFQSVLSTFTRYSRLRVIAELRHEDLFHSANIVSSIEFDRDDEFFATAGVSRRIKVFDFSSVVNEPTDVHCPIGEMSTRSKLSCLSWNKYAKNHIASSDYEGIVTVWDVDTRQSLMEYEEHEKRAWSVDFSRTEPSMLVSGSDDCKVKVWCTREEASVLNIDMKANICCVKYNPGSSHYIAVGSADHHIHYYDLRNVSQPLHVFSGHRKAVSYVKFLSNNELASASTDSTLRLWDVKENLPVQTFKGHTNEKNFVGLTVNSEYIACGSETNEVYVYHKEISKPVTWHRFGSPDPDDPDDDAGSYFISAVCWKSHSPTMLTANSQGTIKVLVLAA from the exons ATGGAAGAAGTGTCCACCGGGGCGCTCGTACCGGCGGTGAAGCCCGAGCCAGTCTCTTCATCCGCCGCAGTGGCAGAGCACTCCAGCGGAGCCACCGCCACCACGATCGCCGCGGCCTTCGCGGTCGGCCCGCCCTCCTCTGCCTCCGAGCTCGACAAGGACTTCCTCTGCCCAATCTGCATGCAGATCATCAAGGACGCGTTCCTCACCTCTTGTGGACACAGCTTCTGCTACATGTGCATCATCACTCACCTCAGGAACAAGAATGATTGTCCCTGCTGTGGTCATTCCCTCACCAGCAATCAAATTTTCCCCAATTTCATGCTCGACAAG CTGTTGAAGAAGACTTCTGCTCGGCAAATAGCAAAAACTGCATCTCCGGTAGAACACTTTCGCGTGGCACTGCAGCAG GGATGTGAAGTGTCGATCAAGGAGCTAGACACCCTCCTCGTGCTTCTTGctgagaagaaaagaaaaatggagcAAGAAGAAGCTGAGAGGAATATGCAGATTCTGCTGGACTTCTTACATTGCTTGAGGAAGCAAAAAGTTGATGAGCTAAATGAG ATTCAAAATGATCTTCAGTACATAAAAGAGGACATCAATGCAGTGGAGAgacataggatagatttgtaTCGAGCTAGGGATAGGTACTCTGTGAAGCTGCGGATGCTGGGAGATGATCCAACAGTGAGAAAACCATGGCCTTCATTATTAGAGAAGAGCACTAGTGGTTTCATGTCAAGCCCTATTTCTGGACGTGGAAGTTTGTCTTCTGAGAATCTGCAGAACAAGAAAGTGGATAGTAAAGGTCAGGCAAGCTCCCATGGACTTCAGAGGAAAGATGCTCACAGTGGCTCAGATTCACAACCTATTAATCAATCAAGTTTGGCcatattgagaaaaaaacGTGTCCATGCACAG TTCAATGATCTTCAAGAGTGTTATTTGCAAAAGAGACGTCAATTGGCAAATCAACCACATGTCCAGGAGGACTGGGATAAAAATGTTATACATAGAGAGGGTTATAATGCTGGTCTATCTCATTTTCAGTCCGTACTTAGCACCTTCACCAGATACAG TCGATTGAGGGTTATTGCTGAACTTAGACATGAGGATTTATTCCACTCCGCCAACATAGTGTCGAG CATAGAATTTGACCGGGACGATGAGTTCTTTGCTACTGCTGGAGTTTCAAGGCGCATAAAAGTTTTTGACTTCTCCTCG GTTGTCAACGAGCCAACTGATGTTCATTGTCCAATTGGTGAGATGTCCACAAGGTCCAAACTTAGTTGCTTGAGCTGGAATAAGTATGCAAAAAATCATATTGCGAGTAGTGACTATGAGGGAATAGTAACTGTTTGGGATGTGGACACACGACAG AGTCTGATGGAGTATGAAGAACATGAAAAACGTGCTTGGAGCGTGGATTTCTCGAGGACAGAACCATCAATGCTTGTATCTGGAAGTGATGACTGTAAG GTCAAAGTATGGTGTACCAGAGAAGAAGCTAGTGTACTTAACATCGACATGAAGGCGAATATATGTTGTGTCAAGTATAATCCTGGATCAAGCCATTATATTGCG GTTGGTTCAGCAGATCACCACATTCATTATTATGATTTGCGGAATGTTAGCCAACCGCTCCATGTCTTCAGTGGGCACAGGAAAGCTGTTTCATATGTGAAGTTCTTGTCAAATAATGAGCTTGCTTCTGCATCCACTGACAGCACTTTGCGTCTGTGGGATGTGAAGGAAAATTTACCT GTTCAAACCTTTAAAGGCCACACAAATGAGAAGAATTTTGTGGGTCTGACAGTAAACAGCGAATATATTGCCTGTGGGAGTGAAACCAACGAGGTTTATGTCTACCACAAG GAAATATCGAAGCCTGTGACTTGGCACAGATTTGGTTCTCCTGATCCTGACGACCCGGATGACGATGCGGGTTCTTACTTTATCAGTGCTGTGTGCTGGAAGAGTCATAGCCCCACCATGCTAACTGCTAACAGCCAGGGAACGATCAAAGTATTAGTTCTCGCTGCGTGA